One Burkholderia vietnamiensis LMG 10929 genomic window carries:
- a CDS encoding aromatic ring-hydroxylating dioxygenase subunit alpha, producing the protein MFIENAWYAAALSAEVQREPFARTILNHKVVMYRTLADQVVALEDRCPHRQVPLSRGRVVGDELQCWYHGLRYDCSGACVGIPSQSTIPKGARVRAFPAVEKYGFIWLWTGDPDQADEAAIPNHWVCSAPELAGTMSYCTIACSYLFGIDNILDISHAAFVHAKTLGSLDIVETPPEIVIGEDEVRVRRYLRREKTPPLYTHILKLDYIDRFQEVLYWPIGNTRVETRAHACDDASGRIFHVYTTTIFTPATDTTTHVFVGMHRDFDVDNERFTEFTAKEVFATVMEDKDVAESLQANWSPTAPMIDIQLDRPAFAARRILERMGARASIRATV; encoded by the coding sequence ATGTTTATCGAGAATGCGTGGTATGCAGCAGCACTCTCCGCGGAAGTCCAGCGCGAGCCCTTTGCCCGGACGATCCTGAACCATAAGGTCGTCATGTATCGAACCCTGGCGGACCAGGTCGTCGCGCTCGAGGATCGATGCCCGCACCGACAGGTTCCGTTGTCCCGCGGGCGCGTGGTCGGCGACGAACTCCAGTGCTGGTACCACGGGCTCAGGTACGACTGTTCCGGCGCGTGCGTCGGCATTCCGAGTCAGAGCACGATCCCGAAGGGCGCGCGCGTGCGCGCGTTCCCCGCCGTCGAGAAATACGGCTTCATCTGGCTGTGGACCGGCGACCCCGACCAGGCCGACGAGGCGGCGATTCCGAACCATTGGGTCTGCTCGGCGCCCGAGCTCGCCGGAACGATGAGCTATTGCACGATCGCGTGCAGCTACCTGTTCGGGATCGACAACATCCTCGATATTTCACACGCCGCGTTCGTGCACGCGAAGACGCTCGGCTCGCTCGACATCGTCGAGACGCCGCCTGAAATCGTGATCGGCGAGGACGAAGTCCGCGTGCGCCGCTACTTGCGCCGCGAGAAGACGCCGCCGCTCTATACCCATATCCTGAAGCTCGACTACATCGATCGCTTCCAGGAAGTGCTCTACTGGCCCATCGGCAACACGCGGGTCGAAACGCGAGCGCACGCCTGCGACGATGCCAGCGGCCGGATCTTCCACGTCTATACGACGACGATCTTCACGCCCGCCACCGACACCACCACCCACGTGTTCGTGGGCATGCACCGCGACTTCGACGTCGACAACGAGCGGTTTACCGAGTTCACCGCGAAGGAGGTGTTCGCGACCGTGATGGAGGACAAGGACGTCGCGGAGAGCCTGCAGGCGAACTGGAGCCCCACGGCGCCGATGATCGACATCCAGCTCGACCGGCCGGCATTCGCCGCACGACGGATCCTGGAGCGAATGGGTGCGCGCGCATCCATTCGAGCGACGGTATGA
- a CDS encoding MFS transporter, translating to MSAPSVPASQAQPNSISPWPVFWIASVAVFLVSIDVTVLYAAFPALRRAFPGADSGGLSWVLNAYTLVFAALLVPAGRLADLCGRKRMFLLGLAMFVGGSFGCGIASRIEMLWMMRAVQGAGAALLLPASLSILLAAFPVTKRAIAVSLWGAVSGVAGALGPSVGSFLVDRFGWPWAFFLNLPLGALALWQGWRVLDESRDPERGAPLDLVGVVLLIVGVGAIAFGLVQSEALGWASPKVALAIAGGLAMLAAFVAWARTARAPAIDLSLFQDRTYRYINLASLCFAIGFAMMFFQTFLFTTGVWSYSLTRAGLAGTPGPLLVVPTAIVCGRFAARAGHRLLLVTGSLISMAASLWFALVPGVTPDYLHAWLPGALLTGLGVGMVMPSLSAAAVAHLPPARFGVGSAVNQAIRQMGSVFGVALTVAITGNAITRLAEFHTLCYLQIALALATAILCAPVDTRPRVLASAAAR from the coding sequence ATGAGCGCACCCAGCGTGCCCGCTTCGCAGGCGCAGCCGAATTCGATTTCGCCGTGGCCGGTTTTCTGGATCGCGAGCGTGGCGGTGTTTCTGGTTTCGATCGACGTCACCGTGCTCTACGCGGCGTTTCCCGCGTTGCGACGGGCGTTTCCCGGCGCTGATTCGGGCGGCCTGTCGTGGGTGCTGAACGCCTACACGCTGGTGTTCGCCGCGTTGCTCGTGCCGGCCGGCCGCCTGGCCGACCTGTGCGGGCGCAAGCGGATGTTCCTGCTCGGGCTCGCGATGTTCGTCGGCGGATCGTTCGGCTGCGGGATCGCCTCGCGCATCGAGATGCTGTGGATGATGCGCGCGGTGCAGGGCGCGGGCGCGGCGCTGTTGCTGCCTGCCTCGCTGTCGATCCTGCTGGCGGCGTTCCCCGTCACCAAACGGGCGATCGCCGTGAGCCTGTGGGGCGCGGTCAGCGGCGTGGCCGGCGCATTGGGGCCGAGCGTCGGCTCGTTCCTGGTCGATCGCTTCGGCTGGCCGTGGGCGTTCTTTCTCAATCTGCCGCTCGGCGCGCTCGCGCTCTGGCAAGGATGGCGCGTGCTCGACGAGTCGCGTGACCCCGAGCGGGGCGCGCCGCTCGATCTGGTCGGCGTCGTCCTGCTGATCGTCGGCGTCGGCGCGATCGCGTTCGGGCTGGTGCAATCGGAAGCGCTTGGCTGGGCGTCGCCGAAGGTGGCGCTCGCGATCGCGGGCGGGCTCGCGATGCTGGCCGCGTTCGTCGCGTGGGCGCGCACGGCCCGTGCGCCGGCGATCGATCTGTCGTTGTTCCAGGATCGCACTTACCGCTACATCAATCTGGCGTCGCTGTGCTTCGCGATCGGCTTCGCGATGATGTTCTTCCAGACGTTTCTGTTCACCACGGGCGTCTGGTCGTACTCGCTGACGCGCGCCGGGCTGGCCGGCACCCCAGGGCCGCTGCTCGTCGTGCCGACGGCGATCGTCTGCGGCCGGTTCGCGGCGCGCGCGGGGCACCGGCTTCTGCTGGTGACGGGAAGCCTGATCTCCATGGCGGCAAGCCTGTGGTTCGCGCTGGTGCCCGGCGTCACGCCCGACTATCTGCATGCCTGGCTGCCGGGCGCGCTGCTGACCGGGCTGGGCGTCGGGATGGTCATGCCTTCATTGTCGGCTGCCGCGGTTGCGCATCTGCCGCCCGCGCGGTTCGGCGTCGGCTCGGCCGTGAATCAGGCGATACGCCAGATGGGATCGGTGTTCGGCGTGGCGCTGACGGTCGCCATCACCGGCAATGCGATCACGCGGCTCGCCGAATTCCACACGCTCTGCTACCTGCAGATTGCGCTCGCGCTGGCGACGGCGATCCTGTGCGCGCCGGTGGATACGCGACCGCGCGTGCTCGCCTCCGCGGCGGCGCGTTGA
- a CDS encoding NAD(P)/FAD-dependent oxidoreductase yields the protein MLDTLIIGARCAGATLAIHLARAGKRVLAIDANHLPSDQPLSTHWISPYGMALLDELELGDKVRRFAPPVPSMMYGNDDVTGRVEYPVGERCSCPRRMDLDALLLEEARASGAEVRARTRLVGLLCDGERVTGAVVEHDGVREEIRARIVVGADGPHSTTAELVGAEEYHGYDCPRAMYWAYWPRPDWFDTDPRYLGGAMNCTFGDDIVFVFPTNRDLLLIGVAFPKTQLPQWKGRALEKLTETLKGNRHTAPLITGEPVSKVLGALKLRFFFRQAAGPGWALVGDAGLFMDPSPGFGITDALRDARALGQAIVEDDDRALECYWRQRDATSIDLFEYSRGRGALGHNNPLSRILFGKLTADPVLQARLLASQNRRCSPFAVFDPSDIKKWADEAIAGGETGVIQPLIDMSTRGETIRAEMALRQRLADEAHARWAQACESDDLAPVTAGGDRDVCARASI from the coding sequence GTGCTAGACACCCTCATCATAGGCGCCCGCTGTGCGGGCGCCACGCTCGCGATTCATCTGGCGCGCGCCGGCAAGCGCGTGCTGGCGATCGATGCGAACCATCTGCCGAGCGATCAACCGTTGTCCACCCACTGGATTTCTCCCTACGGCATGGCGTTGCTGGACGAGCTCGAGCTCGGCGACAAGGTGCGCCGCTTCGCGCCCCCGGTGCCCAGCATGATGTACGGAAACGACGACGTGACGGGCCGCGTCGAGTACCCGGTCGGCGAGCGCTGCTCGTGCCCGCGCCGCATGGATCTCGATGCCCTGTTGCTGGAGGAGGCCCGCGCGTCGGGGGCCGAGGTGCGGGCCCGGACCCGGCTGGTCGGCCTGTTGTGCGACGGCGAGCGCGTGACGGGCGCCGTGGTCGAACATGACGGCGTGCGCGAGGAGATCCGCGCGCGGATCGTGGTGGGCGCGGACGGCCCGCACTCGACGACGGCCGAGCTGGTCGGCGCGGAGGAGTACCACGGCTATGACTGCCCGCGCGCGATGTACTGGGCGTACTGGCCGCGTCCCGACTGGTTCGACACGGATCCGCGCTATCTGGGCGGGGCGATGAACTGCACGTTCGGCGACGACATCGTCTTCGTGTTTCCGACCAACCGCGATCTTCTGCTGATCGGGGTGGCGTTCCCGAAAACGCAGTTGCCGCAGTGGAAGGGCCGCGCGCTCGAGAAGCTGACCGAAACGCTGAAGGGCAACCGCCATACGGCGCCGCTGATTACCGGTGAGCCGGTGAGCAAGGTGCTCGGCGCATTGAAGCTGCGCTTCTTCTTCCGTCAGGCTGCCGGACCCGGCTGGGCATTGGTGGGCGACGCGGGCCTGTTCATGGATCCGTCCCCCGGATTCGGCATCACCGACGCACTTCGCGATGCGCGCGCACTCGGCCAGGCCATCGTCGAGGACGACGACCGCGCGCTGGAATGCTACTGGCGCCAGCGCGACGCGACGTCGATCGACCTGTTCGAATACTCGCGCGGCCGCGGCGCACTCGGCCACAACAATCCGCTCAGCCGGATCCTGTTCGGCAAGCTGACGGCCGACCCGGTGCTGCAGGCGCGCTTGCTGGCTTCGCAGAATCGCCGATGTTCGCCGTTTGCGGTGTTCGATCCCAGCGATATCAAGAAATGGGCGGACGAGGCCATTGCCGGCGGCGAAACCGGCGTCATTCAGCCGCTGATCGACATGTCGACGCGAGGCGAGACGATCCGCGCCGAGATGGCGTTGCGCCAGCGTCTCGCCGACGAGGCGCACGCGAGGTGGGCGCAGGCATGCGAGTCGGACGATCTCGCGCCGGTGACCGCCGGTGGCGATCGCGACGTTTGCGCGAGAGCGTCGATATGA
- a CDS encoding fatty acid desaturase family protein, whose product MTIEATLDGNAAFSRLKLPRHFHQISSVATILYVAHALAFFLIPAAVAFAVVDIPASAPARVAMALVLGVIAGHGMHLLTFVGHEGMHTNLHRNKYVSAALALICSSLVPGFLIVGFSMTHWKHHRYTGQDIDPDVQIYSQYRTFWSRFFLARSRGVRIYTKNAVRMAAGLPWPENTRLPFSEREMRWISRINIALNLGAVTAYGFIWHRSLWLGFTVMLIPYIGVYVFSTIRAYIEHTDTVPGRYRDSRSYTSPIYTALFFGSNFHLEHHQYPAVPCYRLPALHKYLMSQGLLAAARAPVEPSFFGALRYTTGRFQYPCVNLQSSTDEFLERMAQGHLDREAASMDAPDADALIAVMRK is encoded by the coding sequence ATGACCATCGAAGCCACGTTGGACGGCAATGCTGCATTTTCGCGGCTCAAGCTGCCGCGACACTTCCACCAGATCAGCTCCGTCGCGACGATCCTCTATGTGGCGCACGCGCTCGCATTCTTCCTGATTCCGGCTGCGGTGGCGTTCGCCGTCGTCGATATCCCGGCGTCGGCGCCGGCCCGTGTGGCGATGGCGCTCGTCCTCGGCGTGATCGCGGGCCACGGCATGCATCTGCTGACCTTCGTCGGCCACGAGGGCATGCACACCAACCTGCATCGCAACAAGTACGTGAGCGCCGCGCTGGCGCTCATCTGCTCGTCGCTGGTGCCGGGCTTCCTGATCGTGGGTTTCAGCATGACTCACTGGAAGCACCATCGCTACACCGGTCAGGACATCGACCCCGATGTCCAGATCTATTCGCAGTACCGCACCTTCTGGTCGCGCTTCTTTCTCGCGCGCTCCCGGGGCGTACGGATCTATACGAAGAACGCCGTACGCATGGCCGCTGGCCTTCCGTGGCCGGAGAACACGCGGCTGCCGTTCAGCGAGCGCGAAATGCGCTGGATCTCGCGGATCAACATTGCACTGAACCTGGGTGCGGTGACGGCCTACGGGTTCATCTGGCATCGGTCGTTGTGGCTCGGCTTCACGGTCATGCTGATTCCGTATATCGGCGTCTACGTGTTCAGCACCATCCGCGCGTACATCGAGCACACGGATACCGTGCCGGGGCGTTATCGCGACAGCCGCAGCTATACGTCGCCGATCTACACCGCGCTGTTCTTCGGCAGCAACTTCCATCTCGAACACCATCAGTATCCGGCTGTGCCGTGCTACCGGCTGCCGGCGCTCCACAAGTATCTGATGTCGCAGGGGCTGCTCGCCGCGGCACGCGCGCCGGTCGAGCCGTCCTTCTTCGGCGCGCTTCGGTATACGACGGGCCGTTTCCAGTATCCCTGCGTCAATCTGCAGTCGTCGACCGACGAATTCCTCGAGCGGATGGCGCAGGGGCATCTCGACCGCGAGGCGGCATCGATGGACGCGCCGGACGCCGATGCGTTGATCGCCGTCATGCGCAAGTAG